In the Fimbriiglobus ruber genome, GCGTCACGGTCGTCCCGTACGCGGCCCGGATGGCCTCCGGGTACGCCGGGAGTTCGTCCGATGTGATCAACCGCAGGACCCGCCCGCCGGTCCGCTGGTGGAAGTCCCGGACGACCGCCGACACGCTCTCGGACGTCCGCTTGCCGACCACCAGGCTCACGATCAAGCGGGTCTCGGGGTCAATGGCCGTGTGGTCCCAGCAGTCCCCCCGGCGGACCTCGTCGGGGGCACAATTCTTCTCCTTGCGGTCGACGAACGACCACTTCTCATCGAACTGGACTTCGGTCGTCCGAGGGGGAAAAAGCCACGAGTTCATCGTGGAGTTGTTCGGCATGGTGACCGGCCCGGCGGATGTACCGGGTGACCGTATCGGGGTGGACACCGGTCAATCGAGCGGTCTTCCGCGTGCCGATGCCCTCGGCCACATGAGCGAGGACCGACAGGGCTTTGTCGGCCGGCAACCGGGTATCGAACAGGGGCGTCCCTTTCCGCTCCGAGAACCGCGTCCGGCAGGTCGAACACCAGAGCAGGCGGGTCTGGTTCGGCCCGTACCGCATGGGCACGGTCAGATTCCCGTGGCCCCGCTTCCCGTGATCCCGGCACGTCTCGTTGAGGCAGCAGAACCGACTCAGGTCATCCATGACCCACCCACCCAGGACGGCGAATATCCGGACATCGGACGTAACTATTTACACCACCTCAGGCTCCGAGTGCAATACTGAACGGACACCACCAAAGCGTCCTGCCGTCGGCATCGAAAGCCAGGGCCGACACGAAATTCAGTTCGTCCCACTTCGACGCACACACCAGGCCGGTCGAGTAGCGAAAGACGGTCACGGTCTGGCCCTCTGAGGTCGCAAGCCACTCCCCGTCCGGCGAGAAGCAGAGCGCCTGGCAGTCAGCGGCTACCGAGGCGACCAGATTTGATGTCCGCGTGTCGAACAAGTGCAGGTTGCCCCCGTAGCCTGCGGCAAGCAGATGGCCGCGAGGTGCCACGGCGAGGGTAATCTTCGTATAGGACGAGACCGTCTTTCCCGCCAAGGGAAGGCGGCCCTGGGACGGCATGTAAGGTGCGACCAGGGAGCGTATTTCCAGGCGCCCGGATTTACTCAGGATGGCCACCGCCTGGTCGTTTGGCAGAAACCGGAGGAGGTCGCCGTCGACTGTGTCGATGAGCGTCCCGTCGTCCGAGCGGCAGATAGCTATTTGACCGCGATTTGAGATGGCGAGGAGCGGATCGATCGGGGAGTGGGCCACGTCTTCGATCCACATTTTGTCCGCACCCAGGCCGATGGGGGAAGCACGGTAGTCGCTGTCCGACAGGAAATTTCCGTCAACCATATGCAGAGTGTGTAGCGGGATTCCCTGTTCCATGTCCCATACGAAGACCGTCCCGTCGAAGCCGCCGGAAACGAGGAGGCGGCCGTCCGAGGAACAGGCGAGCGCGTTGATTTCGTGACGGTGGCCGGCGAGGCGCCGCGTGATCGGACTGTTCAAAGGAGGGCTGGGAGGCGTGAGCACGCGCAGCCAACTGAACCCGCCTGTCAGCGACTCCAGCGCGGCCCGGCACTGCTCGACCCAGTTGGCGAAGTCAAGCAGCGCCGGACGGATCGGCTGTGGCACGGCGGCCGCATTGTCCGCGGTCGCCGTGCCGTCGGAGTGCAGCGAGGGCAGCCTAGCGAGGTTCCAGATCGTTTGGAAGATCGCTTTTGGATAATCCCGCTCGTGTTCGAGGAGGAAAGTCAGGTCGCGGATGAGACACCGATTCAGCAGCGTTAAGCGCTGGTGAAGGGGATGGCCGCTCGGGAGGTTGTCGAGGGTCGCCCGAATGTCGGCGAGGAGTTCGGGAATCACAGCACCGCCTCCACCTTGGCTTCCGGGAAGTGGATGTCGAGAAACAAATCGGTAGTCGCGACCTGGTGGGCTGATGGGCATCGTCCTGAATGGCGTCAAGCGAAGGGGCTCCCACGTCACAGACGCTGATGGATTGATCGACCGAACTGCAGGCAACGCTCTTGCCGTCCGGCGCCCACGCCAGATCCGTCACCGTGTCTTCGTGCCCCGCGAGTTCTCGCATCAAGGCCCAGGTGTCCCGGTCGTACAGGCACGGCACCCGATCGAACGCGATGACAAGTTTCCTGTTATCCGGGCTCCAGGCGACGGCATCGGCGGTCAATCCCAAGCAGCTTAGTTGCTTCACACGCCGGTTCGACCTGCCGTCCCAAACCCTCGCCTTCGAGTCTCGCGACGTCGTGACGATCAAAGTGCCATCGTGAGACCACGATAACCCAGTAATTCGGTCGTCGTGGCATTTCCGGTTCGCAGTCACCACATAGGAAGTCGCGCTTCGTTCACAGACGATTAGGCGGTGGTCTGCCGTCGCCACCGCGAGCCGTGCCTCGTCCGTGCTGAGAGTAGCCCGTGCCAGCCCGCGCGTCGGAATGACGAACGGCGGCCTG is a window encoding:
- a CDS encoding WD40 repeat domain-containing protein, translating into MIPELLADIRATLDNLPSGHPLHQRLTLLNRCLIRDLTFLLEHERDYPKAIFQTIWNLARLPSLHSDGTATADNAAAVPQPIRPALLDFANWVEQCRAALESLTGGFSWLRVLTPPSPPLNSPITRRLAGHRHEINALACSSDGRLLVSGGFDGTVFVWDMEQGIPLHTLHMVDGNFLSDSDYRASPIGLGADKMWIEDVAHSPIDPLLAISNRGQIAICRSDDGTLIDTVDGDLLRFLPNDQAVAILSKSGRLEIRSLVAPYMPSQGRLPLAGKTVSSYTKITLAVAPRGHLLAAGYGGNLHLFDTRTSNLVASVAADCQALCFSPDGEWLATSEGQTVTVFRYSTGLVCASKWDELNFVSALAFDADGRTLWWCPFSIALGA
- a CDS encoding helix-turn-helix domain-containing protein produces the protein MDDLSRFCCLNETCRDHGKRGHGNLTVPMRYGPNQTRLLWCSTCRTRFSERKGTPLFDTRLPADKALSVLAHVAEGIGTRKTARLTGVHPDTVTRYIRRAGHHAEQLHDELVAFSPSDDRSPVR